In Candidatus Dormiibacterota bacterium, a single window of DNA contains:
- a CDS encoding M20 family metallopeptidase has protein sequence MSRARELLAYFEARGDRTLDLLGRLVAIDSPTSDKGGVDRVAALLAAELREAGASVDILRQERAGDVLRAAFGSQGGRPAMLLGHLDTVWPDGEAARRPFRVEGSWAFGPGVFDMKVGLVLCVLLARAARENVLRPCLPVVCLFSGDEETGSPASRAHIEAEARGSRYVLGLEPSNPDGGAKTERKGVGRVVVEVQGVAAHAGIDPEKGVNAIEELAAQVLAVKLLESGPAGTTLHAGLIGGGVAKNVIAPKARAEFDVRVPSLPEWRRVETAVLNLRTRHPKARLRVEAALTHPPMVRTEAIASLYGKARRVAGELGFDLREGSTGGGSDGSYCAALGVPILDGLGVEGEGAHAVSERVRTDRIAWRAAFLGSLLEQVEGA, from the coding sequence ATGAGCCGGGCGCGGGAGCTTCTCGCCTATTTCGAGGCACGCGGGGACCGGACCCTCGATCTGCTCGGGCGACTGGTCGCCATCGACTCGCCGACATCGGACAAGGGGGGGGTCGACCGGGTCGCGGCGCTCCTCGCCGCGGAGCTTCGGGAGGCGGGCGCGAGCGTCGACATCCTCCGTCAGGAGAGGGCCGGCGATGTCCTGAGGGCGGCGTTCGGCTCCCAAGGCGGGCGCCCCGCGATGCTCCTGGGTCACCTCGACACCGTCTGGCCGGACGGGGAGGCGGCCCGTCGCCCGTTCCGCGTCGAGGGCTCCTGGGCCTTCGGGCCGGGTGTCTTCGACATGAAGGTTGGGCTGGTGCTCTGCGTTCTCCTGGCGCGGGCGGCCAGGGAGAACGTCCTCAGGCCCTGCCTGCCGGTCGTCTGTCTCTTCAGCGGCGACGAGGAGACCGGGAGCCCGGCGTCGCGCGCGCACATCGAGGCGGAGGCTCGCGGCTCGCGCTACGTCCTGGGACTCGAGCCGAGCAATCCGGACGGCGGGGCGAAGACGGAGCGGAAGGGAGTCGGTCGGGTCGTCGTCGAGGTGCAGGGGGTCGCGGCCCACGCCGGCATCGACCCGGAGAAGGGGGTCAACGCCATCGAGGAATTGGCGGCGCAGGTTCTGGCGGTCAAGCTCCTGGAATCGGGGCCGGCCGGGACCACGCTGCACGCGGGACTCATCGGGGGGGGCGTGGCGAAGAACGTCATAGCACCCAAGGCGCGCGCCGAGTTCGACGTGCGCGTCCCGTCGCTTCCGGAGTGGAGACGCGTGGAGACGGCCGTCCTCAATCTGCGGACGCGCCACCCGAAGGCCCGCCTGCGCGTCGAGGCGGCCCTGACCCACCCCCCCATGGTCCGCACCGAGGCGATCGCCTCCCTGTACGGGAAGGCCCGGCGGGTGGCGGGGGAGCTTGGCTTCGACCTGCGGGAAGGATCGACCGGAGGGGGGAGCGACGGGTCGTACTGCGCCGCGCTCGGTGTTCCGATCCTCGACGGTCTCGGTGTCGAAGGGGAAGGGGCGCATGCCGTGAGCGAAAGGGTGCGCACCGACCGGATCGCATGGCGGGCCGCCTTCCTGGGCTCCCTGCTCGAGCAGGTCGAAGGCGCCTAG
- the chrA gene encoding chromate efflux transporter has translation MSFREALRFWVKLGFINFGGPAGQIAIMHREIVERRRWIPEEQFLRALNFCMILPGPEAQQLAVYIGWLLHGTAGGIAAGVLFVVPSIFVLLVLSWLVAAHADVPAVAGLLYGVRPVVIAIVAEAVLRIGRRTLRHPALYLFAAAAFIAIAFFAVPFPLIVAAAAASGILLERALPEAVRARGAGTPDAERPVAGANRAVPGARSAPTGSSYPPAGRAARIVLLFAALWALPVGLLRLWRGGGDVLVKEALFFTRAALITFGGAYAVLSYIAHVAVNVYGWLTADQMIQGLALAESTPGPLIMVTQYVGFIGAWNQAHGLSPLASGVLGALITTYVTFLFCFMFIFVGAPYVEALAGNRRLQAALVGVTSAVVGVILNLATFFGAHVLLPAGRGLDVFALVLALASLAAIVRFRLPIQYLVPAGALVGMAWSLLNR, from the coding sequence GTGAGCTTCCGCGAGGCCCTGCGCTTCTGGGTGAAGCTCGGGTTCATCAACTTCGGCGGACCGGCCGGACAGATCGCCATCATGCACCGGGAGATCGTCGAGCGCAGGCGCTGGATCCCGGAGGAGCAGTTCCTGCGCGCCCTCAACTTCTGCATGATCCTCCCCGGGCCGGAGGCCCAGCAGCTCGCCGTGTATATCGGCTGGCTCCTGCACGGCACGGCCGGCGGCATCGCCGCCGGCGTGCTCTTCGTGGTGCCTTCGATTTTCGTCCTGCTGGTCCTGAGCTGGCTGGTGGCGGCGCACGCCGATGTTCCGGCTGTGGCGGGCCTGCTCTACGGCGTGCGGCCGGTCGTGATCGCCATCGTGGCCGAGGCGGTGCTGCGGATCGGCCGAAGGACCCTGCGCCATCCGGCCCTGTACCTCTTCGCGGCGGCGGCCTTCATCGCGATCGCCTTCTTCGCCGTGCCGTTCCCGCTCATCGTGGCGGCGGCCGCCGCCTCAGGCATCCTCCTCGAGCGCGCGCTTCCGGAGGCCGTCCGCGCGCGCGGCGCAGGCACGCCCGATGCGGAACGTCCCGTCGCCGGCGCGAATCGAGCGGTGCCGGGAGCCCGGTCCGCCCCGACCGGATCGTCCTACCCGCCGGCCGGACGCGCCGCGCGGATCGTTCTCCTGTTCGCCGCGCTGTGGGCGCTGCCCGTGGGCCTCCTCCGCCTGTGGCGGGGAGGCGGAGACGTCCTCGTGAAGGAGGCCCTGTTCTTCACCCGGGCCGCGCTCATCACCTTCGGCGGCGCGTACGCCGTCCTCAGCTACATCGCGCACGTGGCGGTGAACGTGTACGGCTGGCTGACCGCCGACCAGATGATCCAGGGTCTGGCCCTCGCCGAATCGACCCCCGGACCGCTCATCATGGTCACCCAGTACGTCGGCTTCATCGGCGCCTGGAACCAGGCGCACGGTCTCAGCCCGCTCGCCAGCGGCGTGCTCGGCGCGCTGATCACGACCTACGTCACCTTCCTCTTCTGCTTCATGTTCATTTTCGTCGGGGCGCCGTACGTGGAGGCGCTCGCCGGGAATCGCAGGCTGCAGGCCGCCCTGGTGGGAGTGACGTCGGCCGTCGTCGGCGTGATCCTGAACCTCGCGACGTTCTTCGGCGCGCATGTGCTGCTCCCCGCGGGCCGCGGCCTCGACGTGTTCGCCCTGGTCCTGGCGCTCGCATCGCTCGCCGCGATCGTGCGGTTCAGGCTGCCGATTCAGTATCTCGTCCCTGCCGGCGCACTGGTCGGGATGGCCTGGTCGCTCCTGAACCGGTGA
- a CDS encoding aspartate aminotransferase family protein: MSSTYDAIVNRYIERTRKSRELHGEAKRLLPRGVSSNFRVVDPNPIFIETAVGAVITDADGNRYTDFSNAFGALLVGHAHPKVVQAIESQAKRGTLHAMPHRLEMSVAKELKERFGQEQWRFANSGTEATMHAIRLARGYTGRSKVIKFEGGYHGAHDTVLVSNKPPLRLAGLRSRPRVVSWSEGIPEESYAHTLVASFNDLKGVRALFEEHLNEVACLILEPIMMNMGVTEPLPDFLPGLRALCSEFGALLIFDEVKTGVKIARGGATEYFKVRPDITVLAKAIGGGMPLAAFGASAEIMEELNSLRVIHVGTYASNPVTLAAAEVTLKEILTDEAYRRVFSLNKRLVDGYSQIIRDHGMPCYANGVGCMGTINFRKDVIKDYRDWASVDKLASQAWYLAMLNEGIIPQPPGPDEQWTITVQHTEADVETHLKAFAKVAPLLKSL; encoded by the coding sequence ATGTCCAGCACCTACGACGCGATCGTCAACCGCTACATCGAACGGACGAGGAAATCCCGCGAGCTGCACGGCGAGGCGAAGCGCCTCCTGCCTCGCGGCGTGTCCTCCAACTTCAGGGTGGTCGACCCGAACCCGATCTTCATCGAGACGGCGGTCGGTGCCGTGATCACGGACGCCGACGGCAACCGGTACACCGATTTCTCCAACGCGTTCGGTGCGCTGCTCGTCGGCCACGCCCACCCCAAAGTCGTCCAGGCGATCGAGTCGCAGGCGAAGCGCGGCACCCTGCACGCCATGCCGCACCGTCTGGAGATGTCCGTCGCGAAGGAGCTGAAGGAGCGCTTCGGCCAGGAGCAGTGGCGTTTCGCGAACTCCGGGACCGAGGCGACCATGCACGCCATCCGGCTGGCGCGCGGCTACACGGGGCGGTCCAAGGTGATCAAGTTCGAGGGGGGATACCACGGGGCGCACGACACAGTCCTCGTCTCCAACAAGCCACCGCTGCGTCTGGCCGGCCTTCGATCCCGCCCGCGCGTGGTCAGCTGGAGCGAGGGGATCCCGGAGGAGTCCTACGCCCACACGCTGGTCGCCTCCTTCAACGACCTGAAGGGGGTGCGCGCCCTGTTCGAAGAGCACCTGAACGAGGTCGCCTGTCTCATCCTCGAGCCGATCATGATGAACATGGGAGTGACCGAGCCGCTGCCGGACTTCCTGCCCGGTCTGCGCGCGCTGTGCAGCGAGTTCGGCGCCCTGCTCATCTTCGACGAGGTGAAGACCGGCGTGAAGATCGCGCGCGGCGGCGCCACCGAGTATTTCAAGGTCAGACCGGACATCACCGTCCTGGCGAAGGCGATCGGCGGGGGGATGCCTCTGGCCGCGTTCGGCGCCTCGGCGGAGATCATGGAGGAGCTGAACTCGCTCCGCGTCATTCATGTCGGCACCTATGCCAGCAATCCGGTCACCCTCGCGGCGGCCGAGGTGACGCTCAAGGAGATCCTCACCGACGAGGCGTACCGCCGGGTGTTCTCCCTCAACAAGAGACTGGTCGACGGGTACAGCCAGATCATCCGCGACCACGGCATGCCCTGCTACGCCAACGGAGTCGGCTGCATGGGGACGATCAACTTCAGGAAGGACGTCATCAAGGACTACCGCGACTGGGCCTCCGTCGACAAGCTCGCCTCGCAGGCCTGGTACCTGGCGATGCTGAACGAAGGGATCATCCCTCAGCCGCCCGGCCCCGACGAACAGTGGACGATCACGGTGCAGCACACCGAGGCCGACGTCGAAACGCACCTCAAGGCCTTCGCGAAGGTCGCACCCCTCCTGAAATCCCTCTGA
- a CDS encoding YIP1 family protein gives MSEMTSAPGAHGATPPPLLEPPPVVTSSSGTQAGSAAPAEPLVPWISIWTRPRATLRQILDSDPRRSVYRLAALGGVAGALRLASTSGFGDTHPASVVLVVCIAGGAVGGILALFLLTSLVGLAGRWLGGQGRMSAVMAALAWSYAPAIWGLALWLPRAALLGEKTFQSLPATIEGNPPAALLFGFLQLAHDLIGIWGFLITLKCIAEAERFSAWRAFGAFVLAGLMVGVPVGLVLVALQALS, from the coding sequence ATGAGCGAGATGACCTCTGCTCCGGGCGCGCACGGAGCGACGCCACCCCCGCTCCTCGAACCGCCACCGGTCGTCACCTCCTCCTCCGGCACTCAGGCCGGTTCGGCCGCTCCGGCCGAGCCGCTGGTCCCCTGGATCTCGATCTGGACCCGCCCGCGCGCCACGCTCCGGCAGATCCTCGACTCCGACCCGCGCCGCTCGGTGTACCGGCTCGCCGCCCTGGGTGGTGTGGCCGGAGCTCTGAGGCTCGCGTCCACCTCCGGCTTCGGTGACACACATCCCGCGTCGGTCGTCCTCGTCGTCTGCATTGCGGGCGGGGCCGTCGGCGGCATCCTGGCCCTGTTCCTGTTGACGAGCCTGGTGGGTCTGGCGGGCCGCTGGCTGGGGGGCCAGGGACGCATGTCCGCGGTCATGGCGGCTCTGGCGTGGAGCTACGCGCCGGCGATCTGGGGCCTCGCGCTCTGGCTGCCGAGAGCCGCGCTCCTCGGTGAGAAGACCTTCCAGTCCCTCCCCGCGACCATCGAGGGGAACCCGCCCGCGGCGCTTCTCTTCGGATTCCTGCAGCTGGCGCACGACCTGATCGGCATCTGGGGATTCCTGATCACGCTGAAGTGCATCGCGGAGGCAGAGCGTTTCTCCGCCTGGAGGGCGTTCGGCGCGTTCGTGCTTGCGGGACTGATGGTCGGCGTTCCGGTCGGCCTGGTCCTGGTGGCGCTGCAGGCGTTGAGCTGA
- a CDS encoding DMT family protein, producing the protein MMTIVLLTLSNIFMTFAWYGHLKYKSSPLWKAVLFSWLIASFEYCLQVPANRYGSARFTTTQLKTIQEVITLAVFCVFSVLYLREDLKWNYLAGFGLMILAVFVIFKKW; encoded by the coding sequence ATGATGACGATCGTCCTTCTCACGCTCTCCAACATCTTCATGACCTTCGCCTGGTACGGGCACCTCAAGTACAAGTCCTCGCCGCTGTGGAAGGCGGTCCTCTTCAGCTGGCTCATCGCCTCGTTCGAGTACTGTCTTCAAGTACCCGCGAACCGTTACGGCAGTGCCCGGTTCACGACCACCCAGCTCAAGACGATCCAGGAGGTCATCACGCTGGCCGTGTTCTGCGTCTTCTCGGTCCTGTATCTTCGGGAAGACTTGAAGTGGAACTACCTCGCAGGATTCGGCCTGATGATCCTGGCGGTCTTCGTCATCTTCAAGAAGTGGTGA
- a CDS encoding SWIB/MDM2 domain-containing protein yields MAAKKGRKPSAAFMKPLMPSDALAEVIGSKALPRTQVTKKLWDYIKKNKLQDSKNRRMINADESLKKVFGGKKQVSMFEMTKLVSKHLK; encoded by the coding sequence ATGGCAGCCAAGAAAGGTCGAAAGCCGAGCGCCGCTTTCATGAAGCCGCTGATGCCGAGCGACGCGCTCGCCGAGGTCATCGGGTCGAAGGCGTTGCCGCGCACGCAGGTGACCAAGAAGCTGTGGGACTACATCAAGAAGAACAAGCTCCAGGACAGCAAGAACCGCCGCATGATCAACGCGGATGAGTCGCTCAAGAAGGTCTTCGGCGGCAAGAAGCAGGTCAGCATGTTCGAGATGACCAAGCTGGTCTCCAAGCACCTCAAGTAA